In the Cottoperca gobio unplaced genomic scaffold, fCotGob3.1 fCotGob3_509arrow_ctg1, whole genome shotgun sequence genome, GATATTAACAGTCTGTTAAACAAATCAGAGCTTCTTGTCTGCTGGTATCAGggcttcatttattttctacagattcattaaactgttttaaatcagaaactgaaatgaaaatctTATGATTTTTTAAGCCGAATTCAATAGAACAATTGATAACTAACGATTAACGTCAACATGTCTTTTCCGAAATGTGTAAGTTTTCAAAGTTTTAAATGAACGGAGTCAGAACAGATACGTAACTGTTCTCCGTCGGCTGATAACGGAAGTAATCAATGAAGTGATGATCAATGGTGTCAGTCAAACAGTTCCTACACATTACTGACGTGATAACAAGATTGAAGACTGTCTATAATCGATATATTGATTAGATCGGTGCAAATGTATCAAACTTCTcttctgaaacacacattttcgTCTATTGACATGTTTATCTGTTGCGACGCTGAAATATGACGTAGCACCACCGGAAGCTACTCAGAGCGCACGCGTCTTGTCCGCAGAGCGTCGTAagtttattgtttgtatgtttagAACTTTTTAGATATTTCTCACGTTAACGGAGAGTTTagtcttttgtttattttccgcGGGGAGGTTTAAATGCAGTCCGTGTGTCCGGCTCAGTCTGAATGTTATAATGTAATGCACTAACACTGGCGttattgcattacattattgttgttagcctgctaactgctaacgttaTCGGCTCATGTGTCTGCTTCAGAAAGCTTTCGTTCATTTACTGAGAACTGAGTTAACTCTGAGGGAAACTCTGGGTTTTTTTAGTTCCAGAAAAAGGTTCAAAAGGggattaaattattattacattactgtataaattattattattttattgctgtAGATGTACAGCAAATAGGCTATAGGAATCGTTTTTAAGATTAAATATTTTGTCTAAAATAAACTATTTCGAAACTCTGTTGTCTTGTCCTCCAGTCGGAGacctaatatataatatatgttttattattatattttcatgttAGAATCTGAGTATTGACATCATTATAAGTCATCCACTATTGAAAAGCATCCTAAAGTTCATATATTCAAATCTAGGTTAAACCTTGGACGTGAGAATCAAAAAAGAGAGGTAACTAGTTCTTATCTGTGAAATTACTGGTGTGCATTCTTGAAACGTATAAGAATCagttttcataaaataaattattcatagcctgatttgctgttgacagtatttagtgatttatggagtgatgcAAAGAGAGGTCCAGaatcccctctgtaaaaacctttatgtcaacaacatgaaacagtttgaacctgcttcatccaatGATCACAGTTCTCTCCTGAAAATGTAGCAAATTAGcacataattaataataatgtgtttgcaTATTCAAATTGAATATTTCTGAAACAGAAATGaggaaaataatataagtaatcTTTTAGGTAAACCGTTTGCCCTATTCATCTATAGTGTTTCCcttttaactatatatatatatactttccgtttgtgtgttttagtgtgcaCGATGGATCTTCAGTCTGCCAGAAATGAAACCGTGAAGGAGGACGAAGGAGGGAACAGGGGAGGAGGCAAAGCAGCGGTGAAGAGGAgacatgaggaagaggaggagcagaccTCTTCCACCAAGGTAGAGTTACTAACTATCTTAAGTTATTGATATTTATCCATTAGGTGATTAATCAGTTAAGTAAGTTATTGATATTTATCCATCAGGTGCTTGATCACAGTGTGAAGGTGGCGAGTCACTACAACAGCCTGCAGGAAGTCGGTCTGGCTGCGCGAAGTCGAAGCAGAATCTTCTTCATGAGAAATTTCAACAACTGGCTGAAGAGCATACTGATCGGtaatatacagtaccagtcaaaaggttggacacaccttctcataCAAAgtgaatgagaaggtgtgtccaaaccttttgactggtactgtatatattattgatTAACTGACCAATAATCAATTAACTGATAATTGATCAATACTATCAATTAACAGTAATTAGTGCTGTTAATTAGCTGATTGgctgtgtgtttgattgacaggcgAGGTCCTGGAGCAGGTGCGAGGGGCGGGACCTCAGCAGGTGTCTGTGCTGGACCTCGGTTGTGGGAAAGGTGGAGACCTGCtgaagtggaggagaggaggaatcCATCACCTGGTCTGTGCAGGTGATCACTTATTGATGAATACTtgattctgattggctgctgggCGGGGAGAAATTGTTTAATGTGCTGGCTTTATCGAAACTGAGCAACCATAGCAACAGAGATGCAGTCAAAGC is a window encoding:
- the rnmt gene encoding mRNA cap guanine-N(7) methyltransferase, translated to MDLQSARNETVKEDEGGNRGGGKAAVKRRHEEEEEQTSSTKVLDHSVKVASHYNSLQEVGLAARSRSRIFFMRNFNNWLKSILIGEVLEQVRGAGPQQVSVLDLGCGKGGDLLKWRRGGIHHLVCADIAAVSVDQCQSRYEDMKKKSHVNEKIFSAQFINADCTKV